Proteins found in one Abyssibius alkaniclasticus genomic segment:
- a CDS encoding DUF934 domain-containing protein yields the protein MNKVIIRDDGFAEDDFGEFVSLDVLQAGVESPLAVEIANTIDPMVLVPLFPWISAIRIPFPSFADGRGFSLARRLRMLGFTGRLRAAGHVISDQYFHARRSGFDEVEIDALLARRQPQAQWMARTDWDRPTYQDRLRAAV from the coding sequence ATGAACAAAGTGATTATACGCGATGACGGGTTTGCCGAAGATGATTTTGGTGAATTTGTCAGCCTCGATGTGCTGCAAGCCGGGGTGGAAAGCCCGCTGGCGGTTGAGATTGCCAACACGATCGACCCGATGGTGCTGGTGCCGCTGTTTCCGTGGATTTCGGCCATCCGCATCCCCTTTCCCAGCTTTGCCGACGGGCGCGGCTTCTCATTGGCGCGGCGCTTGCGGATGCTTGGTTTTACCGGGCGGCTGCGCGCGGCTGGCCATGTGATTTCCGATCAGTATTTCCACGCGCGCCGCTCGGGCTTTGACGAGGTCGAGATCGACGCATTGCTGGCCCGCCGTCAGCCGCAAGCGCAATGGATGGCCCGCACCGATTGGGACCGTCCAACCTATCAAGACCGGCTGCGCGCCGCCGTTTAG
- a CDS encoding class I SAM-dependent methyltransferase has translation MSDISHLSRRYDRAANRWQAKMDRFGFGPAYRHMLGQVALPARPLVALDADTGCGTFAGAALDFGLSFAQLDLLDPSARMLAHASEMVGARAPLRCFATDIASHEPAACYDLILCAHVVEHCADPVATLAQLRAMLAPGGTLLLAVSKPHWCSLIVFLRWRHRCFEPAEMRGLLARAGFGTTRGYPFPSGVPSRVSHGYCAN, from the coding sequence ATGAGCGATATTTCACATCTTTCCCGCCGCTATGACCGCGCTGCCAACCGCTGGCAGGCCAAAATGGACCGCTTTGGCTTTGGCCCTGCCTATCGGCACATGCTGGGGCAAGTGGCACTGCCGGCGCGCCCGCTTGTTGCGCTGGATGCCGACACGGGGTGCGGCACATTTGCAGGCGCAGCACTGGATTTCGGCCTGAGCTTCGCGCAGCTCGATCTGCTGGACCCGTCGGCCAGAATGCTTGCCCATGCAAGCGAAATGGTCGGCGCCCGCGCGCCGCTGCGCTGTTTTGCAACAGATATTGCCAGCCATGAGCCCGCCGCTTGCTATGATCTGATACTTTGCGCCCATGTGGTCGAGCATTGTGCCGACCCTGTGGCCACCCTGGCACAGTTGCGCGCCATGCTGGCCCCCGGTGGCACATTGCTGCTGGCGGTCAGCAAGCCGCATTGGTGTTCGTTGATTGTCTTTTTGCGCTGGCGTCACCGCTGCTTTGAACCCGCCGAGATGCGCGGCCTTTTGGCGCGTGCCGGTTTTGGGACAACCCGGGGCTACCCTTTCCCATCGGGCGTGCCCAGCCGGGTCAGCCACGGATATTGTGCAAACTGA
- a CDS encoding putative quinol monooxygenase, with the protein MPLALIEVSLGPDDTQKALASFAAMREEIVAMEGNLSFHAFPIDGGVVVLHEWRSHQAFAAYRNSPAFATLIATVKPLATQVPRSRLFEEYVAPA; encoded by the coding sequence ATGCCCCTTGCCCTGATCGAAGTTTCCCTTGGCCCCGACGATACCCAAAAAGCCCTGGCCAGCTTTGCCGCCATGCGCGAAGAAATTGTTGCGATGGAGGGCAACCTATCCTTCCACGCCTTCCCCATCGATGGCGGTGTGGTTGTTCTGCATGAATGGCGCTCGCACCAAGCCTTTGCCGCCTATCGCAACAGCCCGGCTTTTGCGACACTGATTGCCACGGTCAAACCGCTGGCCACGCAGGTGCCGCGCAGCCGCCTGTTCGAGGAATACGTTGCGCCCGCCTAG
- a CDS encoding phosphoadenylyl-sulfate reductase: protein MQRKDLAQTVARLNATTWADDATGLLDQVLNRGLVGQVAMVSSFGAESAVLLHLLAQVQPAAPVIFIDTQMLFAETLDYQADLASRFGLRDVRRVTADELTLRRTDPWGNLHQSNTDACCDFRKTQVLDRALAGFDGWISGRKRHQAGTRAALELFEADEAHGRIKINPLAYWSAADIAAYFEAHDLPRHPLVARGYPSIGCAPCTSAVGAGEDARAGRWRGQDKEECGIHFVDGKWVRTAA from the coding sequence ATGCAGCGTAAGGATTTGGCACAGACCGTGGCGCGGCTGAACGCGACCACCTGGGCGGATGACGCCACGGGCCTGCTTGACCAGGTGCTGAACCGTGGCCTTGTCGGGCAGGTGGCGATGGTGTCGTCCTTTGGGGCGGAAAGTGCCGTGCTGCTGCATCTGCTGGCACAGGTGCAGCCCGCAGCGCCGGTGATTTTCATCGATACGCAGATGCTGTTTGCCGAAACGCTGGATTATCAGGCCGATCTGGCCAGCCGCTTTGGTCTGCGCGATGTGCGCCGCGTCACGGCAGACGAGCTGACCCTGCGCCGGACAGACCCGTGGGGCAATCTGCACCAAAGCAATACCGATGCCTGCTGCGATTTTCGCAAAACGCAGGTTCTGGACCGCGCGCTTGCCGGGTTTGATGGCTGGATTTCAGGGCGCAAACGCCATCAGGCCGGCACGCGCGCGGCGCTGGAGCTTTTCGAGGCCGACGAAGCGCATGGCCGCATCAAGATCAACCCGCTGGCCTATTGGTCGGCGGCGGATATCGCCGCTTATTTTGAAGCGCATGACCTGCCCCGCCACCCGCTTGTGGCGCGCGGCTATCCATCCATCGGCTGTGCGCCCTGCACAAGCGCTGTGGGTGCGGGTGAAGATGCGCGCGCCGGGCGCTGGCGCGGGCAGGATAAAGAAGAATGCGGCATCCACTTTGTGGATGGCAAATGGGTGCGGACAGCCGCCTGA
- a CDS encoding ferredoxin--NADP reductase — translation MNEMTAVSTPVLPDAQTVTEVKHWTDRLFSFRLSRPASLRFRSGEFVMIGLMGETGRALLRAYSIASPSWDETLEFYSIKVPDGPLTSRLQHIAVGDQVILRPKPVGTLVLDALLPGKRLFLVATGTGIAPFASLVRDPDIYARYDEVILTHTCRDVADLAYGRTLVGGLAEDPLVGEEASAKLRYIPTTTREASPRMGRITDLLRKSALGLPDLGADDRVMICGSLALNQEMKAICEAAGLVEGANSAPGGFVVEKAFVG, via the coding sequence ATGAATGAGATGACTGCTGTCAGCACACCGGTGCTGCCCGACGCCCAGACCGTGACCGAAGTGAAGCACTGGACCGACCGTCTGTTCTCCTTTCGGCTGAGCCGCCCCGCCAGCTTGCGCTTCCGCTCGGGCGAATTTGTGATGATCGGGCTGATGGGCGAGACCGGCCGTGCGCTGTTGCGCGCCTATTCCATCGCCTCGCCAAGCTGGGACGAGACGCTGGAATTCTACTCGATCAAGGTGCCCGATGGCCCGCTGACCAGCCGCCTGCAGCATATCGCGGTGGGCGATCAGGTTATTCTGCGCCCCAAACCCGTGGGCACGCTGGTGCTGGATGCGCTGTTGCCCGGCAAGCGGCTGTTTCTGGTGGCCACCGGCACCGGCATCGCCCCCTTTGCCAGCCTCGTGCGCGACCCCGACATTTATGCCCGCTACGACGAGGTGATCCTCACCCATACCTGCCGCGATGTCGCCGATCTGGCCTATGGCCGCACGCTGGTGGGTGGTTTGGCCGAAGACCCGCTGGTGGGCGAAGAGGCTTCGGCCAAGCTGCGCTACATTCCCACGACCACGCGCGAAGCCTCGCCCCGCATGGGGCGGATTACCGATCTGCTGCGCAAATCAGCGCTGGGCCTGCCCGATTTGGGCGCGGATGACCGCGTGATGATCTGCGGCTCGCTCGCGCTGAACCAGGAGATGAAGGCGATTTGCGAAGCGGCAGGCTTAGTTGAAGGCGCAAACTCCGCCCCCGGTGGTTTTGTGGTGGAAAAGGCGTTTGTCGGGTAG